The following are encoded in a window of Lagenorhynchus albirostris chromosome 3, mLagAlb1.1, whole genome shotgun sequence genomic DNA:
- the ZNF354C gene encoding LOW QUALITY PROTEIN: zinc finger protein 354C (The sequence of the model RefSeq protein was modified relative to this genomic sequence to represent the inferred CDS: deleted 2 bases in 1 codon), producing the protein MGLPLQESVTFRDIAVLFSRNEWLHLDSAQRTLYREVMLENYSTLVSLGIPFSMPKLICKLQHGEDPCMVEREIPQDTCLGFKRWPEIDALPPEQDISIEETSQGIIKKKSIKFGHLDVTFGETLEFEGRRQQKQQKKPLRQMMASHKKTISEAGNQTSLELGKGLFINTVLVRQQSAPIERIPNIYYTSGGDFKQNFDLMRCFQIYPGEKAHIYSEYGKSFNQSLHLTEHQRIHTGEKPYKCNECGKTFSHRSSLLSHQRIHTGEKPYKCNECEKAFSSSSTLIKHLRVHTGEKPYQCKECGKAFSQCSTLTVHQRIHTGEKLYKCGECEKAFNCRAKLHRHQRIHTGEKPYKCSECGKSYIQFTSLAEHQRLHTGEQLCKCLECGRNFTRISTLIEHQRIHTGQKPYHCNECGKAFNQYSSFNEHQKIHTGEKLYTCGECGKALGCKSNLYRHQRIHTGEKPYQCNQCGKAFSQYSFLTEHERIHTGEKLYKCGMWESLQLQIKPL; encoded by the exons ATGGGTTTGCCATTACAGGAGTCAGTGACGTTTAGGGATATAGCTGTGCTCTTCAGCCGGAACGAGTGGTTGCACCTGGACTCTGCCCAGAGAACCTTGTACCGGgaggtgatgctggagaactACAGCACCCTGGTCTCGCTGG GGATTCCATTTTCAATGCCAAAGTTGATCTGCAAGTTGCAACATGGAGAAGATCCCTGTATGGTGGAAAGAGAAATCCCTCAAGATACCTGCCTAG GTTTCAAGAGATGGCCTGAAATAGACGCATTGCCTCCTGAACAGGACATTTCTATAGAAGAAACATCTCagggaataataaagaaaaaatccatTAAGTTTGGTCACTTGGATGTCACGTTTGGAGAAACTTTGGAATTTGAGGGCAGGAGACAGCAAAAGCAACAGAAGAAACCTCTCAGGCAAATGATGGCCTCACACAAAAAAACCATCAGTGAAGCTGGAAACCAGACAAGTCTTGAATTAGGGAAAGGCTTATTTATAAATACAGTTCTTGTTAGACAACAAAGTGCTCCTATAGAAAGGATACCCAATATATATTATACTTCTGGGGGagattttaaacagaattttgaTCTAATGAGATGTTTCCAGATTTACCCAGGAGAAAAAGCTCATATTTACAGTGAATATGGAAAAAGCTTCAACCAGAGTCTACATCTTACTGAAcaccagagaattcatactggtgagaaaccttacaaatgtaatgagtgtgggAAAACCTTCAGCCACAGATCATCCCTTCTTTcccatcagagaattcatactggagagaaaccttacaaatgtaatgaaTGTGAGAAAGCATTTAGCAGTAGTTCAACCCTTATCAAACATCTGAGAGtgcatactggagagaaaccctatcaGTGCAAGGAATGTGGTAAAGCCTTTAGCCAGTGTTCAACCCTCACtgtacatcagagaattcatactggagagaaactctATAAATGTGGAGAATGTGAGAAGGCCTTCAATTGTAGAGCAAAACTTCATAGACATCAAAGAATCCATACAGGTGAGAAACCCTATAAATGTAGTGAATGTGGGAAAAGTTACATCCAGTTTACATCCCTGGCTGAACATCAGAGGCTTCATACTGGAGAACAACTGTGTAAATGCTTGGAATGTGGGAGAAACTTCACTCGCATCTCAACCCTTATTGAACATCAGCGTATTCATACTGGACAAAAACCATATCactgtaatgaatgtgggaaagccttcaacCAGTATTCATCCTTTAATGAACATCAGAAAATTCATACTGGGGAAAAACTTTACACATGTGGAGAATGTGGGAAAGCCCTTGGTTGCAAATCTAACCTTTATaggcatcagagaattcatactggagagaaaccctatcaGTGTAATCAGtgtggaaaagctttcagccAGTATTCATTCCTAACTGAACATGAGAGAatccatactggagagaaactctATAAATGT ggaatgtgggaaagcctacaGTTACAGATCAAACCTTTGTAG